A window from Halomicrobium urmianum encodes these proteins:
- the pyrE gene encoding orotate phosphoribosyltransferase produces MADEELIAALRDADAVRYGEFELSHGGTSDYYVDKYVFETNPDCLALIAEAFAGKLAELGEDGTKLAGVALGAVPLVAVTSVETGTPYVIARKQQKEYGTANLVEGDLIDGEEVVILEDIATTGQSAVDAAEALREAGAEVSRVLVVVDREEGAAENLADHGLELSSLVTATELLAAEE; encoded by the coding sequence ATGGCCGACGAGGAACTCATCGCGGCGCTGCGGGACGCCGACGCCGTCCGGTACGGCGAGTTCGAGCTGTCCCACGGCGGAACGAGCGACTACTACGTGGACAAGTACGTCTTCGAGACGAATCCGGACTGCCTGGCGCTGATCGCCGAGGCCTTCGCGGGGAAGCTGGCGGAGCTGGGCGAGGACGGGACGAAGCTGGCCGGCGTGGCGCTGGGCGCGGTCCCGCTGGTGGCGGTCACCAGCGTCGAGACGGGGACGCCGTACGTCATCGCGCGCAAGCAGCAGAAGGAGTACGGCACGGCCAACCTCGTCGAGGGCGACCTCATCGACGGCGAGGAGGTCGTGATCCTGGAGGACATCGCGACGACGGGTCAGAGCGCCGTCGACGCCGCCGAGGCGCTGCGGGAGGCCGGCGCCGAGGTGTCGCGGGTCCTGGTGGTCGTCGACCGCGAGGAGGGCGCCGCCGAGAACCTCGCCGACCACGGCCTAGAGCTGTCGTCGCTGGTGACCGCCACGGAGCTGCTGGCCGCCGAGGAGTAG
- a CDS encoding tRNA(Ile)(2)-agmatinylcytidine synthase, translating into MTVIGIDDTDSRERGMCTTYAAATLTERIESAGGRVERTLLIRLNPAVEHKTRGNAALAVHTELGAKEALDLAEDVLSMAEVEDPNTNPGAVVADCEPAAVPDAAVDHARSALRDLLDPADAADRIDAAGFERVSAGNGRGLVGALAAVGAWRAFDDWTHEHIAYRERDRWGTDRDVDAASVRAAADRHYPAVWDTVDRESGYPVCVPRTPCPILYGIRGDDPEACRAVAEAIESEPVASAHTFVTNQGTDAHLREADLGAVTDGRACRVTGEVVEPPATREGGHVFLTLGDGEATLDCAAFEPTKRFRNLVRSLRVGDRITACGEVGDGTLKLEKFAVRDLVTTERVTPDCPDCDRSMGSAGRDQGYRCRDCGTHRDERAERPLDRDLERGWYEVPPVARRHVAKPLVRGGFDAPVHPER; encoded by the coding sequence GTGACGGTCATCGGAATCGACGACACGGACTCCCGCGAGCGGGGGATGTGCACGACGTACGCGGCGGCGACGCTGACGGAGCGGATCGAGTCGGCGGGCGGCCGCGTCGAGCGTACGCTCCTGATCCGGCTGAACCCGGCGGTCGAGCACAAGACGCGGGGAAACGCGGCGCTGGCGGTCCACACCGAGCTCGGAGCGAAGGAGGCGCTCGACCTCGCCGAGGACGTCCTGTCGATGGCCGAGGTCGAGGACCCGAATACCAACCCGGGCGCGGTCGTCGCGGACTGCGAGCCGGCGGCGGTCCCGGACGCCGCCGTCGACCACGCTCGGTCGGCCCTGCGCGACCTGCTCGATCCGGCGGACGCCGCCGACCGAATCGACGCGGCGGGGTTCGAGCGCGTCTCGGCCGGTAACGGCCGGGGCCTGGTGGGCGCGCTCGCAGCGGTCGGCGCGTGGCGGGCGTTCGACGACTGGACCCACGAACACATCGCGTACCGGGAGCGCGACCGGTGGGGGACCGACCGGGACGTCGACGCCGCGTCGGTCCGCGCGGCGGCGGACCGGCACTACCCGGCGGTCTGGGACACGGTCGACCGCGAGTCGGGCTACCCCGTCTGCGTCCCGCGGACGCCCTGTCCGATCCTGTACGGGATCCGCGGCGACGACCCCGAGGCGTGCCGAGCCGTCGCGGAGGCCATCGAGAGCGAACCGGTCGCGAGCGCACACACGTTCGTCACCAACCAGGGGACCGACGCGCACCTCCGGGAGGCCGACCTCGGAGCGGTCACGGACGGCCGCGCCTGCAGGGTCACCGGCGAGGTGGTCGAACCGCCGGCGACCCGCGAAGGCGGCCACGTCTTCCTGACGCTAGGGGACGGCGAGGCGACCCTGGACTGCGCGGCCTTCGAGCCGACGAAGCGCTTTCGCAATCTGGTCCGCTCACTGCGCGTCGGCGACCGGATCACCGCCTGCGGGGAGGTCGGCGACGGAACGCTCAAACTGGAGAAGTTCGCCGTCCGGGACCTCGTGACGACCGAGCGGGTCACGCCGGACTGTCCCGACTGCGACCGGTCGATGGGCAGCGCCGGGCGCGACCAGGGCTACCGCTGTCGTGACTGCGGCACGCACCGAGACGAAAGGGCCGAACGTCCCCTCGACCGCGACCTCGAACGCGGCTGGTACGAGGTGCCGCCGGTGGCGCGCCGGCACGTCGCCAAACCGCTGGTGCGGGGCGGATTCGACGCGCCCGTCCACCCGGAGCGGTAG
- a CDS encoding glutathione S-transferase N-terminal domain-containing protein, whose protein sequence is MANLELYELEGCPYCTKVRQKLDELDLEYESHMVPSSHSERDEVEEVSGQTGVPVLVDEDNGVEGMPESDDIVEYLEETYGNEASA, encoded by the coding sequence ATGGCGAATCTGGAACTGTACGAACTCGAGGGGTGCCCGTACTGCACGAAAGTCAGGCAGAAGCTGGACGAGCTGGACCTCGAATACGAGTCTCACATGGTCCCGAGTTCTCACAGCGAGCGCGACGAGGTCGAGGAGGTGTCGGGCCAGACGGGCGTCCCCGTGCTCGTCGACGAGGACAACGGCGTCGAGGGGATGCCCGAGTCCGACGACATCGTGGAGTACCTCGAGGAGACGTACGGTAACGAGGCGTCCGCATAG
- a CDS encoding arylsulfotransferase family protein has translation MNRWRALRLLLGSAVGVCLLAAVVTAAGHDPTTLGPGTIDEPADNDTLVSVQGFHFQGEDNVKKPARLVSAGPEGDTQWRLPSGENATWFYDVDPLENGNVLVTSTVPGDTIVFEYDPDNDTRVWTQQLDAADTHDVDLINGDQLLVANMREYEDGVSDDRLFVYDLESDEITWEWTFREHYPNSTAGGFAEDWTHVNDVQKVGDGRYLASPRNFDQSIVIDRESGDVVRRLGEDGDHSTLYEQHNPDLLQRNGTDTMLVADSENDRVVEYTRMDNGSVPEDAYSTPAESGGQWVRTWEVDGFNWPRDADRLPNGNTLVVDTLHHRVVEITPAGEVVWEYHAPWAPYDAERIGTGDESSGPTIREQNATGSYTVHGGAEGGPANRRTPSETMLAAVDGLPGEERLSWVIKRWSHITPFVRPIWLSRWSFAFLTVGAAVAVPWGLAELVVHRRGVRRRLGALRDRAADRVGDRERAD, from the coding sequence ATGAACCGGTGGCGCGCCCTCCGCTTGCTTCTCGGTAGCGCGGTGGGGGTCTGCCTGCTGGCTGCGGTTGTCACCGCCGCCGGCCACGACCCCACCACGCTCGGTCCGGGGACGATCGACGAACCGGCGGACAACGACACGCTCGTCAGCGTACAGGGATTCCACTTCCAGGGCGAGGACAACGTCAAGAAGCCCGCCCGGCTCGTCTCCGCCGGTCCCGAGGGCGACACCCAGTGGCGCCTGCCCAGCGGCGAGAACGCGACCTGGTTCTACGACGTCGACCCCCTCGAGAACGGCAACGTCCTGGTGACCTCGACGGTCCCGGGCGACACCATCGTCTTCGAGTACGACCCCGACAACGACACGCGGGTCTGGACCCAGCAGCTCGACGCCGCCGACACGCACGACGTCGACCTGATCAACGGCGACCAGCTGCTGGTCGCGAACATGCGCGAGTACGAGGACGGCGTCAGCGACGACCGGCTCTTCGTCTACGACCTCGAGAGCGACGAGATTACCTGGGAGTGGACCTTCCGCGAGCACTACCCCAACTCGACGGCCGGCGGCTTCGCCGAGGACTGGACGCACGTCAACGACGTCCAGAAGGTCGGTGACGGCCGCTACCTGGCCAGTCCGCGGAACTTCGACCAGTCGATCGTGATCGACCGCGAGAGCGGCGACGTCGTCCGTCGGCTGGGCGAGGACGGCGACCACTCGACCCTCTACGAGCAGCACAACCCCGACCTGCTCCAGCGCAACGGCACCGACACGATGCTCGTGGCCGACTCCGAGAACGACCGCGTCGTCGAGTACACCCGGATGGACAACGGCTCGGTGCCCGAAGACGCCTACAGCACGCCGGCCGAGAGCGGCGGCCAGTGGGTCCGCACCTGGGAGGTCGACGGCTTCAACTGGCCGCGGGACGCCGACCGCCTCCCGAACGGCAACACGCTCGTCGTCGACACCCTCCACCACCGCGTCGTCGAGATCACGCCCGCCGGCGAGGTCGTCTGGGAGTACCACGCCCCCTGGGCGCCCTACGACGCCGAGCGGATCGGGACCGGCGACGAGTCCAGCGGACCGACCATTCGCGAGCAGAACGCCACCGGCAGCTACACCGTCCACGGCGGTGCCGAGGGCGGCCCCGCCAACCGCCGCACGCCCTCGGAGACCATGCTCGCCGCCGTCGACGGCCTCCCCGGCGAGGAGCGCCTCTCGTGGGTCATCAAGCGGTGGTCGCACATCACCCCGTTCGTCCGGCCGATCTGGCTCTCGCGGTGGTCCTTCGCCTTCCTCACCGTGGGCGCCGCCGTGGCCGTCCCATGGGGACTGGCCGAGCTCGTCGTCCACCGCCGCGGCGTCCGCCGCCGCCTCGGCGCTCTCCGGGACCGCGCCGCCGACCGCGTCGGCGACCGTGAGCGGGCAGACTGA
- a CDS encoding NCS2 family permease, which yields MAVRDTLDDVFDLDGHDTSVGTELRAGLTTFLTMSYIVVVNPDILTATEDGPPGGIALANYSPGEVYQMIAVVTIVSSVIALLVMAFYANRPFGLAPGLGLNAFFAITVVGIMGIPWQTALAAIVVEGVLFIVLTAVGAREYVIKLFPQPVKFAVGTGIGLFLAIIGLQAMGIVVDDPATLVTLGTVASDPVAILSVLGLFLTFVLYAAGIRGAIIMGIVLTTLAGWGLTITGVVPSGVLAPESLPSAQYDITPLAGAFIQGFQNVEAFTFALVVVTFFFVDFFDTAGTLVGVGQAGGFLDEDGNFPDIDRPLMADAVGTTVGGMLGTSTVTTFVESATGVEEGGRTGLTALAIAALFLASLVVVPLAAAIPQYASHIALVVVAVLMMRNVVDIEWDDFSHAAPAALTIMVMPLTYSIAYGIAAGIISYPIVKAAQGEADDVLLGQWALAAAFVGYFVLRTNVMA from the coding sequence ATGGCCGTACGGGACACGCTAGACGACGTCTTCGACCTGGACGGGCACGACACGAGCGTCGGGACCGAACTGCGCGCCGGGCTGACCACGTTCCTCACGATGAGCTACATCGTGGTGGTCAACCCGGACATCCTGACCGCGACCGAGGACGGCCCGCCGGGCGGTATCGCCCTCGCCAACTACTCCCCCGGCGAGGTCTACCAGATGATCGCCGTCGTGACCATCGTCTCCTCGGTGATCGCGTTGCTGGTGATGGCCTTCTACGCCAACAGGCCGTTCGGGCTCGCGCCCGGGCTGGGACTGAACGCCTTCTTCGCGATTACCGTGGTCGGGATCATGGGGATCCCCTGGCAGACGGCGCTGGCTGCCATCGTCGTCGAGGGGGTCCTGTTCATCGTCCTCACGGCGGTCGGCGCTCGCGAGTACGTGATCAAGCTGTTCCCCCAGCCCGTGAAGTTCGCCGTCGGGACCGGTATCGGGCTGTTCCTGGCGATCATCGGCCTCCAGGCGATGGGAATCGTCGTCGACGACCCGGCGACGCTCGTCACGCTGGGCACGGTCGCCAGCGACCCCGTGGCCATCCTCTCGGTGCTCGGACTCTTCCTGACCTTCGTCCTCTATGCGGCGGGCATCCGGGGTGCAATCATCATGGGCATCGTCCTGACGACGCTCGCCGGCTGGGGGCTGACGATCACCGGCGTCGTCCCCAGCGGCGTGCTCGCGCCGGAGTCGCTCCCCTCCGCCCAGTACGACATCACGCCGCTGGCCGGCGCGTTTATCCAGGGTTTCCAGAACGTCGAGGCCTTCACCTTCGCGCTGGTCGTGGTGACGTTCTTCTTCGTGGACTTCTTCGACACCGCCGGGACGCTGGTCGGCGTCGGCCAGGCCGGCGGCTTCCTCGACGAGGACGGCAACTTCCCCGACATCGACAGGCCGCTGATGGCCGACGCGGTCGGTACCACCGTCGGCGGCATGCTCGGCACCTCGACCGTGACGACCTTCGTCGAGTCGGCGACGGGCGTCGAGGAGGGCGGCCGAACCGGCCTGACGGCCCTGGCGATCGCCGCCCTCTTCCTCGCGTCGCTCGTCGTCGTCCCGCTGGCGGCGGCCATCCCCCAGTACGCCTCCCACATCGCGCTGGTGGTCGTGGCCGTCCTGATGATGCGCAACGTCGTCGACATCGAGTGGGACGACTTCTCCCACGCCGCGCCCGCGGCGCTGACCATCATGGTGATGCCCCTCACCTACTCCATCGCCTACGGCATCGCCGCCGGCATCATCTCCTACCCGATCGTCAAGGCCGCGCAGGGCGAGGCCGACGACGTCCTGCTGGGCCAGTGGGCGCTGGCCGCCGCCTTCGTCGGCTACTTCGTCCTCCGGACGAACGTGATGGCGTAG
- a CDS encoding transcriptional regulator: MSRSALVGNVTAMLEDAGFIVSDRCAIRPKSFDVAARRGEDVLLVKILGNIDAFDAGTGAEMRRLGTYLNATPMVIGLRTRDEELKPGVTYFRHGVPVLSPDTALDLFVEEVPPLIYAAPGGLYVNIDSEVLADAREERDWSLGRLAKELGVSRRTVSKYEDGMDASVEVAAELEELFDAPLTAPVDVLDGADEVRDEAETPEDPEVDPEDEPIVTVFTRIGYEVHPTDRAPFKTVSETDSTPEQLLTGHSEFTRTAEKRARIMSSVGTVTHTRSLYVVDDATRESVDGTAIVEGTEIEDIDDPDELRDLIMDRGEYEEPA; the protein is encoded by the coding sequence ATGTCACGGTCGGCACTGGTCGGCAACGTTACGGCCATGCTCGAGGACGCGGGATTCATCGTGAGCGACCGGTGTGCGATCCGACCGAAGAGCTTCGACGTGGCGGCCCGCCGCGGCGAGGACGTGCTGCTGGTGAAGATTCTGGGCAACATCGACGCTTTCGACGCGGGGACCGGCGCGGAGATGCGGCGGCTGGGCACCTACCTGAACGCGACGCCGATGGTCATCGGCCTGCGGACGCGCGACGAGGAGCTGAAGCCGGGCGTGACCTACTTCCGGCATGGCGTACCGGTCCTGTCGCCGGACACGGCGCTGGACCTGTTCGTCGAGGAGGTCCCGCCGTTGATCTACGCCGCGCCGGGCGGCCTGTACGTCAACATCGACAGCGAGGTGCTGGCGGACGCCCGCGAGGAGCGCGACTGGTCGCTGGGTCGGCTGGCCAAGGAGCTGGGCGTCTCCCGGCGGACCGTCTCGAAGTACGAGGACGGCATGGACGCCTCCGTCGAGGTCGCCGCGGAGCTCGAGGAGCTGTTCGACGCGCCGCTGACGGCGCCCGTCGACGTCCTCGACGGCGCCGACGAGGTCCGCGACGAGGCGGAGACGCCCGAAGATCCGGAGGTCGACCCCGAGGACGAACCGATCGTCACCGTGTTCACCCGGATCGGCTACGAGGTCCACCCGACCGACCGGGCGCCGTTCAAGACCGTCTCTGAGACCGACAGCACGCCCGAGCAGTTGCTGACTGGCCACTCCGAGTTCACCAGGACCGCGGAGAAGCGCGCCCGGATCATGTCCTCGGTCGGCACGGTTACGCACACCCGCTCGCTGTACGTCGTCGACGACGCCACCCGGGAGTCCGTCGACGGCACCGCCATCGTCGAGGGCACGGAGATCGAGGACATCGACGACCCCGACGAGCTACGGGACCTGATCATGGACCGCGGCGAGTACGAGGAACCCGCCTGA